One stretch of Bombus vancouverensis nearcticus chromosome 16, iyBomVanc1_principal, whole genome shotgun sequence DNA includes these proteins:
- the Mi-2 gene encoding chromodomain-helicase-DNA-binding protein Mi-2 homolog isoform X10, whose protein sequence is MASDEEVDESYAGEDDIDETGGQVSNVNQQVDGSSDAEESQRLEEDDDYEPEERKKKKGKKRKARSEDKKGKKKKKKKKSDSGDESDFGGGGETGDVAGDDSDYAGNRKSRKSSSRKSSSHNAPAPPSQEPTTGMPTIEEVCNTFGLTDVQIEYTDADFQNLTTYKLFQQHVRPLLAKENPKVPMSKLMMLVAAKWRDFSELNPHTQPDADVSSANVDEDSRNARANRGGAVQEGEDEEDDDEDSDRKRKSRGSRAKKGKKASKVPTLKIKLGKRKRGSSDEEAEGSGVGTDRDSDMEFEQMLADAEEPTGADGTNKGNAEESGVEPPAEPPVRRKAKTKIGNKTKKKKKTKTTSKFPDGEEGLQTDHQDYCEVCQQGGEIILCDTCPRAYHLVCLEPELEETPEGKWSCPHCEGEGIAGAAEDDDEHMEFCRICKDGGELLCCDSCTSAYHTHCLNPPLSEIPDGDWKCPRCSCPPIRGKVAKILTWRWKECPETPSEEPSTSKAAPKQRRIREFFVKWADMSYWHCDWITELQLDVFHPLMFRNYSRKYDMDEPPKLEEPLDESDSRVKRLKEQDVATNRDEYNLEERFYRYGVRPEWLVVHRVINHRLSRDGRATYLVKWRELGYDQATWEDEHEDIPGLKQAIEYYLDLRAANCCDGSSSRKGKKGKGKKSKTRELIDDEERTPKRYTPPPDKPTTDLKKKYERQPEYLDQTGMQLHPYQLEGLNWLRYSWGQGIDTILADEMGLGKTIQTITFLYSLYKEGHCKGPFLVSVPLSTIINWEREFETWAPDFYCVTYVGDKDSRIVIRENELSFEEGAVRGGRASKIRSNQIKFNVLLTSYELISIDSACLGSIDWAVLVVDEAHRLKSNQSKFFRLLASYNIAYKLLLTGTPLQNNLEELFHLLNFLCRDKFNDLAAFQNEFADISKEEQVKKLHELLGPHMLRRLKADVLKNMPSKSEFIVRVELSPMQKKYYKYILTRNFEALNPKGGGQQVSLLNIMMDLKKCCNHPYLFPAASQEAPTAPNGSYETSALIKAAGKLVLLSKMLKKLRDDGHRVLIFSQMTKMLDILEDYLEGEGYKYERIDGNITGAQRQEAIDRFNAPGAQQFVFLLSTRAGGLGINLATADTVIIYDSDWNPHNDIQAFSRAHRIGQANKVMIYRFVTRNSVEERVTQVAKRKMMLTHLVVRPGMGGKGANFSKQELDDILRFGTEELFKEEEGKEDEAIHYDDKAVAELLDRSKEGIEQKENWANEYLSSFKVASYVTKEGETEEEADTEIIKQEAENTDPAYWIKLLRHHYEQQQEDIARTLGKGKRIRKQVNYNDGGVTGDQSTRDDQPWQENLSDYNSDFSAPSDDDKEDDDFDEKGDGDLLSRRSRRRLERRDEKDRPLPPLLARVNGNIEVLGFNARQRKAFLNAIMRYGMPPQDAFNSQWLVRDLRGKSEKNFKAYVSLFMRHLCEPGADNAETFADGVPREGLSRQHVLTRIGVMSLIRKKVQEFEHINGYYSMPEMIRKPVEPVKIEGGGEGATGTSSTSATPATSNAPSPSPAATPTPTAIPGSANTDSNKSNSDTSEVKECKEVPKDKESVDAKDVEESKESKEEEENNAEKDKDKEDIKKEEKDTEGETQDKEKDKVDATDEKLVTKHDEKVDNSESKTKQDSEEDVVIVKDDEEETEKREEKDNKDKDIKDCDSETIKPKRKFMFNIADGGFTELHTLWLNEEKAAVPGREYEIWHRRHDYWLLAGIVTHGYGRWQDIQNDIRFAIINEPFKMDVGKGNFLEIKNKFLARRFKLLEQALVIEEQLRRAAYLNLTQDPNHPAMSLNARFAEVECLAESHQHLSKESLAGNKPANAVLHKVLNQLEELLSDMKSDVSRLPATLARIPPVAQRLQMSERSILSRLAATAPGGSSSQSGQAALLAQQFPAGFSGGQLPATFAGAANFGNFRPQYSVPGQPPQGFTA, encoded by the exons ATGGCATCCGATGAGGAGGTGGACGAGAGCTACGCGG GAGAGGATGACATAGATGAAACTGGAGGTCAAGTTTCAAATGTTAACCAACAAGTGGATGGTTCATCCGATGCAGAAGAATCTCAAAGACTA GAAGAAGATGATGATTATGAAccagaggaaagaaagaagaagaaaggaaaaaaacgaAAAGCTCGTAGTGAAGataagaaagggaagaaaaagaagaaaaagaaaaaatctgaTTCTGGAGAT GAAAGTGATTTTGGAGGAGGCGGTGAAACTGGTGATGTAGCTGGTGATGATAGTGACTATGCTGGAAATAGAAAAAGTAGAAAATCTTCCTCCAGGAAATCGTCTAGTCACAATGCACCTGCTCCTCCTAGCCAGGAACCCACAACAGGAATGCCTACAATTGAGGAAGTCTGTAACACTTTTGGGTTAACAGATGTACAAATTGAATATACTGATGCAGACTTCCAGAATTTAACTACCTATAAATTATTTCAACAACATGTCAGGCCGCTACTAGCAAAAGAGAATCCAAAA GTTCCAATGTCGAAGCTTATGATGTTAGTGGCTGCCAAATGGCGTGATTTTTCTGAGTTAAATCCTCACACACAGCCAGATGCGGATGTGTCTTCTGCAAATGTAGATGAAGATAGTAGAAATGCAAGGGCAAATCGTGGTGGTGCGGTCCAGGAAGGCGAAGATGAAGAAGACGATGATGAAGATAGTGATAGAAAACGGAAATCACGAGGATCGAGAgcgaagaagggaaagaaagctTCGAAAGTACCGACACTCAAGATCAAACTTGGAAAGCGCAAACGAGGAAGCTCGGATGAGGAAGCAGAGGGTAGTGGCGTTGGTACTGACAGAGATTCAGACATGGAATTCGAGCAAATGTTGGCAGATGCGGAGGAACCTACTGGTGCGGATGGGACGAACAAAGGAAACGCTGAAGAAAGCGGGGTTGAACCACCAGCAGAACCACCTGTTCGCAGGAAGGCAAAGACCAAAATCGGAAATAAGactaagaagaagaaaaagacaaaAACCACGTCAAAGTTTCCAGACGGAGAAGAAGGTCTTCAG ACTGATCATCAGGATTATTGTGAAGTATGTCAACAAGGTGGAGAAATTATTCTATGTGATACGTGTCCTAGAGCTTATCACTTGGTGTGTCTAGAGCCTGAATTAGAAGAAACTCCGGAAGGAAAATGGAGTTGTCCTCATTGTGAAGGAGAAGGTATTGCAG GTGCAGCTGAAGACGATGATGAGCATATGGAATTTTGTAGAATATGTAAAGATGGTGGTGAATTGCTATGCTGTGATAGCTGTACTAGCGCGTACCATACACATTGTTTGAACCCACCACTTTCAGAAATTCCTGATGGCGACTGGAAGTGTCCCAGATGTTCTTGTCCACCTATACGTGGAAAAG TTGCAAAGATTTTAACATGGAGGTGGAAGGAATGCCCAGAAACACCCTCGGAGGAGCCGTCAACAAGTAAAGCTGCTCCTAAGCAACGTAGAATACGCGAATTCTTCGTGAAATGGGCTGATATGTCTTATTGGCATTGCGACTGGATCACAGAATTACAGCTTGATGTTTTCCATCCTCTCATGTTTAG AAATTATTCACGAAAATATGATATGGACGAACCACCGAAGTTGGAGGAACCGTTAGACGAAAGTGATTCCCGAGTGAAACGTTTAAAAGAACAGGATGTTGCAACTAATAGAGATGAATACAATTTAGAGGAACGATTCTATCGTTACGGAGTTCGACCAGAGTGGCTTGTAGTGCATCGAGTAATTAATCATAGGCTTTCAAGAGATGGTAGAGCGACGTATCTCGTTAAATGGAGGGAATTAGGATACGATCAGGCAACTTGGGAAGATGAGCATGAAGATATTCCTGGATTAAAGCAAGCTATCGAATATTACTTGGATCTCAGAGCTGCAAACTGTTGTGATGGTAGTTCGTCCCGCAAGGGCAAGAAGG GTAAAGGCAAGAAATCGAAGACTCGTGAACTCATCGACGACGAAGAAAGAACGCCTAAGAGATATACTCCGCCACCTGACAAACCTACCACAGATCTAAAGAAAAAGTATGAACGGCAGCCAGAATATCTGGATCAGACTGGAATGCAGTTACATCCTTATCAGCTAGAA GGTTTGAATTGGTTAAGATATTCATGGGGCCAAGGTATAGACACTATTTTAGCGGACGAGATGGGTCTAGGAAAAACCATCCAAACTATCACCTTTCTGTATTCATTATACAAAGAAGGTCACTGCAAGGGACCGTTCCTTGTATCTGTTCCTCTATCAACTATCATTAACTGGGAACGTGAATTTGAAACCTGGGCACCTGATTTTTATTGTGTTACTTACGTTG gTGACAAGGACAGTCGTATCGTAATTCGTGAGAATGAATTGTCTTTCGAAGAGGGTGCTGTTCGTGGTGGCCGAGCATCGAAGATCCGATCGAATCAAATTAAGTTCAATGTACTTCTTACCAGTTACGAGCTGATCTCAATTGATTCTGCGTGTTTAGGATCGATAGATTGGGCTGTATTAGTAGTAGACGAAGCGCATAGACTCAAATCTAACCAGTCGAAATTTTTTAGACTATTAGCGTCCTATAATATCGCGTATAAATTATTGTTAACTGGAACTCCTCTGCAAAATAACTTGGAGGAATTGTTCCATCTTTTGAATTTCCTCTGTCGTGATAAATTCAATGACTTAGCTGCGTTCCAAAATGAATTCGCTGATATTTCAAAAGAAGAACAAGTGAAGAAGTTGCATGAACTACTCGGACCACACATGTTGAGGAGATTAAAGGCTGATGTATTAAAG AATATGCCGAGTAAATCAGAATTCATCGTCCGTGTCGAATTATCGCCTAtgcaaaagaaatattataaatatatattgacGAGGAACTTCGAGGCGCTGAATCCCAAGGGGGGAGGTCAACAAGTGTCGCTATTGAATATCATGATGGATCTTAAAAAGTGCTGCAACCATCCTTATTTATTTCCAGCCGCGTCTCAGGAAGCACCAACCGCACCAAACGGAAGTTACGAAACGTCTGCATTAATCAAAGCAGCAGGAAAATTGGTTCTATTGAGCAAAATGTTAAAGAAATTAAGGGATGATGGACATAGAGTCTTAATCTTTTCTCAAATGACAAAAATGTTGGACATTCTCGAAGATTATTTAGAAGGAGAGGGTTATAAGTATGAAAGAATAGACGGTAACATTACTGGTGCTCAACGACAGGAAGCCATTGACAGATTTAATGCACCTG GCGCGCAACAGTTTGTTTTTCTACTTTCTACTCGGGCCGGTGGTTTGGGTATAAACTTGGCTACTGCCGACACTGTGATCATTTACGATTCCGACTGGAATCCACACAACGACATTCAGGCATTTAGTAGAGCACATAGAATTGGTCAAGCTAATAAAGTCATGATCTACAGATTTGTAACTCGCAACTCTGTCGAAGAACGAGTTACACAAGTGGCGAAGCGTAAAATGATGTTAACACATTTAGTTGTGAGACCTGGAATGGGTGGTAAAGGCGCCAATTTCAGTAAACAAGAACTTGACGACATTTTACGATTCG GTACTGAGGAATTGTTCAAAGAGGAGGAAGGCAAAGAGGATGAAGCCATTCATTATGATGACAAAGCTGTGGCTGAATTGTTAGACAGAAGCAAGGAAGGTATCGAACAGAAAGAAAACTGGGCCAACGAGTATCTAAGTTCGTTTAAAGTAGCATCGTACGTAACAAAGGAAGGTGAAACGGAAGAAGAAGCAGACACTGAGATTATTAAACAGGAAGCTGAGAACACAGATCCAGCTTATTGGATCAAATTATTGAGACATCATTATGAACAACAACAAGAAGATATTGCCAGAACACTTGGAAAag gtAAACGAATACGTAAGCAAGTGAACTATAATGATGGAGGAGTAACTGGAGACCAAAGTACAAGGGATGATCAACCATGGCAGGAGAATCTTTCTGATTACAACAGTGATTTTAGTGCTCCTAGCGATGACGATAAAGAAGACGACGACTTTGACGAAAAGGGTGATGGTGACCTGTTATCTCGCAGAAGCAGGCGAAGATTAGAGAGGAGAGACGAAAAGGATCGACCTCTTCCTCCATTGCTTGCCAGGGTTAATGGAAACATTGAA GTACTAGGCTTCAATGCCAGACAAAGGAAAGCATTCCTGAACGCGATTATGCGTTACGGTATGCCACCACAGGACGCGTTTAACTCTCAGTG GTTGGTACGAGACCTGAGAGGCAAGTCGGAGAAGAATTTCAAGGCCTACGTTTCCCTTTTCATGCGACATTTGTGTGAACCTGGTGCAGATAATGCCGAAACATTTGCCGATGGTGTCCCGAGAGAAGGTCTTAGCAGACAACACGTTTTAACAAGAATTGGTGTAATGTCTTTAATAAGGAAAAAG GTGCAAGAATTCGAACACATAAACGGATATTACTCGATGCCAGAAATGATTCGCAAACCGGTAGAACCTGTGAAAATAGAAGGTGGTGGAGAAGGAGCAACTGGAACTAGCAGTACCAGTGCAACACCAGCTACTTCTAATGCACCTAGCCCAAGTCCTGCTGCAACTCCAACGCCAACTGCTATTCCTGGAAGTGCGAATACTGACTCCAACAAGTCAAATTCAGACACGTCTGAAGTAAAAGAATGTAAAGAAGTACCCAAGGACAAAGAA AGTGTTGATGCGAAGGATGTGGAGGAATCAAAAGAATctaaagaagaggaagagaataATGCGGAAAAAGATAAAGACAAGGAGGACAtcaagaaagaagagaaggatACAGAGGGAGAAACACAGGATAAAGAGAAGGATAAAGTAGATGCTACAGACGAAAAATTAGTGACGAAACACGACGAAAAAGTAGACAACTCCGAAAGCAAAACAAAACAAGATTCCGAGGAAGATGTAGTTATCGTTAAAGACGAtgaagaagaaacagaaaagCGAGAG gAGAAAGATAATAAAGATAAGGACATAAAGGACTGTGATTCAGAAACGATAAAGCCCAAGCGCAAGTTCATGTTCAACATAGCTGATGGTGGTTTCACTGAATTACACACATTATGGTTAAATGAAGAGAAAGCTGCAGTACCTGGCCGTGAATACGAAATCTGGCATAGAAGACATGACTATTGGTTACTGGCCGGCATTGTTACACATGGCTATGGTCGTTGGCAGGATATCCAAAATGATATTAG GTTTGCAATAATAAATGAACCATTTAAGATGGACGTGGGCAAGGGTAActttttagaaataaaaaacaaattccTAGCTCGACGTTTCAAACTGTTGGAACAGGCATTAGTGATAGAAGAACAATTGAGAAGAGCCGCGTACCTGAACTTAACGCAGGATCCTAATCATCCTGCGATGAGCCTGAATGCAAGATTTGCCGAAGTCGAGTGCCTTGCAGAATCACATCAACATCTTAGTAAAGAAAGCCTTGCCGGAAATAAACCAGCAAATGCTGTGTTGCATAaa GTACTAAATCAATTGGAAGAACTGTTGTCTGACATGAAATCTGACGTGAGTCGTTTACCAGCAACATTAGCTCGCATTCCACCTGTTGCTCAAAGACTTCAAATGTCAGAGAGGTCGATATTGAGTCGATTGGCAGCAACCGCACCAGGTGGTAGTAGTTCTCAATCGGGTCAAGCAGCGCTGTTAGCACAACAGTTTCCAGCCGGTTTCTCCGGTGGACAACTGCCGGCTACATTCGCTGGTGCGGCTAATTTCGGAAATTTTAGACCACAATACTCAGTACCAGGTCAACCACCACAGGGATTCACAG CTTGA